In Banduia mediterranea, the following proteins share a genomic window:
- the xdhB gene encoding xanthine dehydrogenase molybdopterin binding subunit translates to MIGSATPHESAQLHVSGGAHYADDINLPANTVHAAFGLSPVAHAHILNMDLSAVRAAPGVVAVCTAADIPGRNNYGGIQPDDPVFAENLVEYAGQSLFLVAANSYTAARRAARLAQADYETLPAILDIRSALAAQSYVMPSKRILRGEPTQALAEAAHRLHGSIDIGGQDHFYLEGQIAIAIPQEDDTILIHSSTQHPSEVQHMVGDVLGWPSHRINVQCRRMGGGFGGKESQPALLAAAAAVMARKTGRPVKLRLDRDDDMLLTGKRHDFLADYEAGFDDTGRIQALQVMMASRCGYSADLSSPVNDRAVCHIDNAYFLEHLDLVCHLCKTNTVSNTAFRGFGGPQGMLIIEQIVDEIARRLRLDPLTVRRRNYYGIDERNETHYGQIVEDNVLDTITDQLAASSGYERRRAGIAEFNAANPIIKRGIALTPVKFGISFNAVRYNQAGALLHIYTDGSVLLNHGGTEMGQGLYTKVAQVVAQELGLPLGAVRLSSTDTSKVPNTSATAASSGSDLNGKAAQAAAITLRERLTDFACRITPDLKPEQVRFADGHVELGEHSIGFKNLVALAYDARVQLSATGYYATPKIHWDREHLHGRPFFYFAYGAAVSEVAIDTLTGESQLLRTDILHDVGRSLNPAIDLGQIEGGFVQGMGWLTTEELVWNAHGELRTHAPSTYKIPTAREWPEHFDVRLLEHEPNREDTIHRSKAVGEPPLMLAISVLHAIRDAVAACGDGTAIPRLRAPATAEAVLGAVEGIRGDAR, encoded by the coding sequence GTGATCGGCAGCGCCACGCCGCACGAAAGCGCGCAGCTGCACGTCAGCGGCGGCGCGCATTACGCGGACGACATCAATCTGCCGGCCAACACCGTGCACGCCGCCTTCGGCCTCAGCCCGGTGGCGCACGCGCACATCCTCAACATGGACCTGAGCGCGGTGCGCGCCGCACCGGGCGTGGTCGCGGTCTGCACCGCCGCTGACATTCCCGGCCGCAACAACTATGGCGGCATCCAGCCCGACGATCCGGTGTTCGCCGAGAACCTCGTCGAATACGCCGGGCAGTCGCTGTTCCTGGTCGCCGCCAACAGCTATACCGCCGCACGCAGGGCGGCGCGGCTGGCGCAGGCCGACTACGAAACCCTGCCGGCGATTCTCGACATTCGCTCGGCGCTGGCCGCGCAAAGCTACGTGATGCCGAGCAAGCGCATCCTGCGCGGCGAACCGACGCAGGCGCTGGCCGAGGCAGCGCACCGCCTGCACGGCAGCATCGACATCGGCGGCCAGGATCACTTCTATCTGGAAGGCCAGATCGCAATCGCGATCCCGCAAGAAGACGACACGATCCTGATTCACAGCTCTACCCAGCACCCCAGCGAAGTCCAGCACATGGTCGGCGACGTGCTCGGCTGGCCCTCGCACCGCATCAACGTGCAATGCCGGCGCATGGGCGGCGGCTTCGGCGGCAAGGAAAGCCAGCCGGCGCTGCTGGCGGCGGCCGCGGCGGTGATGGCGCGCAAGACCGGCCGCCCGGTCAAGCTGCGCCTGGACCGCGACGACGACATGCTGCTCACCGGCAAGCGCCACGACTTTCTCGCCGACTACGAGGCCGGCTTCGACGACACCGGCCGCATCCAGGCGCTGCAAGTGATGATGGCCTCGCGCTGCGGTTATTCGGCGGATTTGTCGAGCCCGGTCAACGACCGCGCCGTCTGCCACATCGACAACGCCTATTTCCTCGAACATCTCGATCTGGTCTGCCATCTGTGCAAGACCAACACGGTCTCCAACACCGCTTTCAGGGGCTTCGGCGGACCGCAGGGCATGCTCATCATCGAGCAGATCGTCGACGAGATCGCGCGCAGGCTGCGGCTCGATCCGCTGACCGTGCGCCGCCGCAACTACTACGGCATCGACGAGCGCAACGAAACCCACTACGGCCAGATCGTCGAGGACAATGTGCTCGACACCATCACCGATCAGCTTGCCGCCAGCAGCGGCTACGAACGCCGTCGAGCCGGGATCGCCGAATTCAACGCTGCCAACCCGATCATCAAGCGCGGCATCGCGCTGACGCCGGTGAAGTTCGGCATCTCCTTCAACGCCGTGCGCTACAACCAGGCCGGCGCGCTGCTCCACATCTACACCGACGGCAGCGTGCTGCTCAATCACGGCGGCACCGAAATGGGCCAGGGCCTGTACACCAAGGTCGCGCAGGTGGTCGCCCAGGAACTCGGCCTGCCGCTGGGCGCGGTGCGCCTCAGCAGTACCGACACCAGCAAGGTTCCCAACACCTCCGCCACCGCCGCCTCCAGCGGCTCCGACCTCAACGGCAAGGCCGCGCAGGCGGCGGCAATCACCCTGCGCGAACGCCTCACCGACTTCGCCTGCCGCATCACGCCGGACCTGAAACCCGAGCAGGTGCGCTTCGCCGACGGCCACGTCGAACTCGGCGAACACTCGATCGGTTTCAAGAATCTCGTTGCGCTGGCCTACGACGCGCGCGTGCAACTGTCCGCCACCGGCTACTACGCCACGCCCAAGATTCATTGGGACCGCGAGCACCTGCACGGCCGGCCGTTCTTCTATTTCGCCTACGGCGCCGCCGTCTCCGAAGTCGCGATCGACACGCTGACCGGCGAAAGCCAGTTGCTGCGCACCGACATCCTGCATGACGTCGGCCGCTCGCTGAATCCCGCGATCGATCTCGGCCAGATCGAAGGCGGTTTCGTTCAGGGCATGGGCTGGCTGACGACCGAGGAACTGGTCTGGAACGCGCACGGAGAACTGCGCACGCACGCGCCCTCGACCTACAAGATCCCGACCGCGCGCGAATGGCCCGAACACTTCGACGTGCGCCTGCTCGAACACGAGCCCAATCGCGAGGACACGATTCATCGTTCCAAGGCCGTCGGCGAGCCACCCTTGATGCTGGCAATCTCGGTGCTGCACGCGATTCGCGACGCGGTCGCCGCCTGTGGTGACGGCACCGCGATTCCGAGGCTGCGGGCGCCGGCGACGGCGGAGGCGGTGCTGGGGGCGGTGGAGGGGATTCGGGGGGATGCGCGATGA